The Primulina tabacum isolate GXHZ01 chromosome 16, ASM2559414v2, whole genome shotgun sequence genome window below encodes:
- the LOC142529850 gene encoding SUMO-activating enzyme subunit 1A, whose translation MEGEELTEHETALYDRQIRVWGADAQRRLSKSHILVSGLEGSVIEFCKNIVLAGVGSVTINDDRLATEELLSANFLIPLDKSVYSGRSLAELCCESLKDFNPMVRVSVERGELSSFSIDLFGKFDAVVINCCSLATKKSVNEKCRKMLKRVAFYTLDCRDTCAEIFVDLQNYTYLKKKGDEKFECLVEYPSFEEAIFVPWKSLPKRVSKLYLAMRVIEKFEELEGRSPGETSTSDLFNVQTLRRELCEANSVSESLIPDSLLVRLLKGKTEFPPVCAIIGGILGQEVIKAISGKGDPLKNFFFYDAMDGKGLIEDISTAKTEG comes from the exons ATGGAAGGAGAAGAATTAACGGAGCACGAAACTGCTCTCTATGATCGCCAAATTCGTGTATGGGGCGCCGATGCTCAACGAAG GCTGAGCAAATCTCACATACTCGTCAGTGGGCTTGAAGGCAGTGTTATTGAG TTTTGCAAGAATATTGTGTTAGCTGGAGTAGGCAGTGTGACTATAAACGATGATCGTTTGGCGACCGAGGAGTTGTTGTCGGCCAACTTTTTGATTCCTCTGGACAAGAGCGTGTACTCTGGGAGATCTCTTGCTGAGCTGTGTTGCGAGTCCTTGAAAGATTTTAACCCCATGGTTAGAGTTTCTGTTGAAAGAG GTGAATTATCTAGCTTTAGTATTGATTTATTTGGCAAGTTTGACGCAGTAGTTATAAATTGTTGCTCCCTAGCAACAAAG AAATCTGTTAATGAGAAGTGCCGCAAAATGTTAAAACGAGTTGCCTTTTACACATTGGATTGCAGAGACACGTGTGCTGAAATATTTGTTGATTTGCAGAATTACACATACTTGAAG AAAAAAGGTGATGAGAAGTTTGAATGCCTTGTAGAGTATCCCAGTTTTGAG GAGGCTATTTTTGTCCCATGGAAATCACTTCCAAAGAGGGTTTCTAAGTTGTACCTAGCTATGAGAG TGATAGAAAAGTTTGAAGAGCTTGAAGGCCGCAGTCCAGGGGAAACATCAACCTCCGACTTGTTCAATGTCCAAACGTTGAGGAGGGAACTTTGTGAGGCAAAT TCAGTGAGTGAGTCGCTGATACCCGACTCCCTCCTGGTGAGATTGTTGAAAGGTAAAACAGAATTCCCACCTGTTTGTGCCATCATTGGTGGAATCCTTGGCCAG GAAGTCATTAAAGCCATATCAGGCAAGGGTGATCCGCTAAAAAATTTCTTCTTTTACGATGCAATGGATGGTAAAGGTTTAATCGAAGATATATCCACGGCGAAAACTGAAGGCTGA